The following DNA comes from Cryobacterium psychrophilum.
CACTCGGGCGTGTACTCGCCTGGCACCCACAACCGATTCCGATTCTGCCGGTGATCGTGTTGCTCCTGCTCGCGCTGTACGGCGTCGGCGTGGTTCTCCTCCACCGGAGAGGCATCCGTTGGCCCGTCGCGCGGATGATTTGGTGGTCACTAGGGATGGCAACAATCCTTCTTGTCACGGCCACCGGGATCGAAGGCTATGGGATGGAGCTTTTCAGCATCCACATGGTCCAGCACATGGTCCTCAACATGCTCGCTCCCATATTTCTGGTCCTCGGAGCCCCGGTGACGCTGTTGCTCCGGGCACTACCGGCCGGATCCGGACGGCGCGGGGGCGTGCGGCGAGCTGTTCTCTGGCTCCTCCATTCCCGGGGCGCGGTCTTCCTGATGCATCCGGCCGTGGCTTTTGGACTATTCGTCATGAGCTTGTACGGGCTGTATTTCACGCCGATCTTTGACTACCTGATGGGCACGTTGTGGGGGCACAACCTGATGCTCATTCATTTCCTGCTCATCGGGTTCATCTACTTTTGGGGAATCATTGGCGTTGACCCATCGGCGCGCACATCCTCGCGGGGGCTTCTGGCAACAGCGGGACCCGCGCTGCCGGTGATTGAACTGGCCGCCACGGTGCCATTTCACGCCTTTTTCGGCGTCGTGGTCATGATGTCGACGGAACTTCTGGTCACGTTCTACGCGATGCCGATGCCCGCGTGGCAGGTCTCCCCGCTGACTGACCAAGCTACCGGCGGCGGTATTGCCTGGGGGTTCACTGAGCTTCCGACGCTACTCGTTCTCGGAGCACTGGTCGTGAAATCCCAACGATCGGACCGACGCACCAGCAAAGCGGCAGAGAGACGTCGGGTTCGCGACGGTGACGCGGAACTCGCCGACTACAACGACTACCTGCTGTCACTGAACCGAGGCAATAGCTCGAGGCCATGAAATGATCACCGCCGAGCCCATTCCGGGCATCGGGCCGGTACTCGACGCGTTCACGCTGGGCTGGTTGCAGCCGTGAATCCCTGCAGGTTCGCGATGGTGCCTGCCTTTCTTGCACTGTTCGTCACCGCGGCGGCCGGGTCAGGTCAACAGTTGATGCCGGCGTCCTGGGGGCGGCCTCCCCGAACATCGCCTGGCTCCCCGTGAACACCAACACCGCGCATCCCTCTGTTGGAGATGCACAGGCCTGGACCGACCGCCACGGACTCGCGTCTGAACGCCACTGGGTCTTCGGGACGGGGACCCCGTTACGCCCGTGCAGCGGATTCGAGGTTCTTGAGGAACGTACGCAGGCGAGCATCGGCGTCAGCGGCAACCGCCTGGATCGCCGGGTTGTCGCTGAGCTGAACCATTCCCTGCGGGTCAATGGCCTGCACCACGGTCTCGCAGGCATTGGGGCCGCGGCGGATGACGACATTGCACGGCAGCAGCAGCCCCAGGTCTGGTTCTGCGGTCAGAGCGCGCTGCGCGAGGGCAGGGAAACGGTGACGGTGGGTGCGTAGCTCATGTGGTCCTCCCGTGATCTTGTTCTGTCCGTTGCGCCCAGACCCGCGCATCCACGAGTCCTTACCGCGCTTCGATGATCCTCATCACTCCGTGGTCTTCATAGTCCGGAATGCGACAGTGGCAAACCGTCTTGCCAGTGAAGCAATCGAACTGAATGCGCATCGATTGAGGATGACGCCGAAGCACCGCAACAAGATCGTTCGGCTCCCGCAGAGTATTGAAAACTACGGTACCGATGATGCCGAAGCCGCCGGTCGTTGCGGCGATCAACTCCGCACCGTGTCTGCTCAGTAGTTCCAGACCAGTGCGATTTTTTGGCCACTACAACCAAGAATTAGTCAATACATCTAATGCTCGGCAGCGTGCCAGTCGCTAGGTTTTAGATGCAACACTGCCAATGATCGGAGCGCTATGACAGGCACGCAACCCCATGACTCGCCGAGACTCCCCCTAGAGGGCCTGATAGTTGCGGACTTCTCACGGGTTTTGGCCGGGCCGCTCGCAACGATGACGCTCGCCGATCTCGGCGCGCGCGTGATCAAGGTCGAGCGCCCCGGCAAAGGTGACGACACCCGCCAGTGGGGGCCTCCCTTCTCCGCGACCGGGTCAACCTATTTCGAGAGCGTCAACCGCAACAAGGAATCCATCTGCCTTGATCTGAACGATGCCGCCGATCTCGCCGTTGCGACCGATCTTGCACTGCGAGCGGACATCCTGATCGAAAATTTCAAGTCCGGGCGGATGAAACAACTTGGGCTGGATTATGACACGCTGAGCCAGCAGAACCCCGGGCTCATCTATGCGTCGATCTCTGGTTTCGGTAGCGGCACGGGGGCCGATCTGCCGGGCTACGACTTCATGGTGCAGGCCCTCGGCGGCCTGATGAGCATCACCGGCGAGGAAACAGGTTCTCCCACAAAGGTGGGAGTTGCCGTTGTCGACATCCTCACCGCCAAAGATGCGACGATCGGCATTCTGGCCGCCCTCCACTCCCGGGAAACCTCCGGGCTGGGGCGCCTGCTTGAGGTCAACCTACTCTCGAGCCTTCAGGGTGCGCTTGCCAATCAGGGGCAGGCCTATCTGGGTGGCGGCGTCGTGCCCTCTCGAATGGGCAAC
Coding sequences within:
- a CDS encoding cytochrome c oxidase assembly protein; translated protein: MTLWAMMPSVEPGDPVAGMTGQMWMPTLPPTLGRVLAWHPQPIPILPVIVLLLLALYGVGVVLLHRRGIRWPVARMIWWSLGMATILLVTATGIEGYGMELFSIHMVQHMVLNMLAPIFLVLGAPVTLLLRALPAGSGRRGGVRRAVLWLLHSRGAVFLMHPAVAFGLFVMSLYGLYFTPIFDYLMGTLWGHNLMLIHFLLIGFIYFWGIIGVDPSARTSSRGLLATAGPALPVIELAATVPFHAFFGVVVMMSTELLVTFYAMPMPAWQVSPLTDQATGGGIAWGFTELPTLLVLGALVVKSQRSDRRTSKAAERRRVRDGDAELADYNDYLLSLNRGNSSRP
- a CDS encoding DUF302 domain-containing protein, giving the protein MRGSGRNGQNKITGGPHELRTHRHRFPALAQRALTAEPDLGLLLPCNVVIRRGPNACETVVQAIDPQGMVQLSDNPAIQAVAADADARLRTFLKNLESAARA
- a CDS encoding CaiB/BaiF CoA transferase family protein; translated protein: MTGTQPHDSPRLPLEGLIVADFSRVLAGPLATMTLADLGARVIKVERPGKGDDTRQWGPPFSATGSTYFESVNRNKESICLDLNDAADLAVATDLALRADILIENFKSGRMKQLGLDYDTLSQQNPGLIYASISGFGSGTGADLPGYDFMVQALGGLMSITGEETGSPTKVGVAVVDILTAKDATIGILAALHSRETSGLGRLLEVNLLSSLQGALANQGQAYLGGGVVPSRMGNAHPSIAPYELLNCADKPLAVACGNDRQFASILSVLGLDTLLRDERFLNNRARVQNRPELVAALESRLTTGTASQWQSALTAAGVPAGQVGTIADGIELARGLDLAPTIDVQDASGQTRGTQIRNPITWSPSVTPRTAAPPALGEHNDSVREWLSHLYAAQG